In Stenotrophomonas sp. ESTM1D_MKCIP4_1, a single genomic region encodes these proteins:
- a CDS encoding LysR family transcriptional regulator, producing the protein MKTTLDEMQAFLAVIDSGSISAAAEQLGQTPSGVSRALGRLEEKLGTTLLTRTTRRLHLTAEGEAYLRHARAIIDAVESAEEQMAARRERPAGRLRVDAAMPFVLHVIAPLVASYRARYPDVQLELNSSERYIDLLERRTDLAIRIGPLADSTLHARSLGRCRLQLVASPAYLAAHGEPASVAALGQHTLLGFNEPESLNRWPLPGDAEGQLLVRPDIAVSSGETLRRLAVEGVGITCLSDFVTDRDRAAGTLVPVLAGQTLDVYQPIHAVYYRNTAVSARISSFLDHLGEGMTQGDYLR; encoded by the coding sequence ATGAAGACCACCCTCGACGAAATGCAGGCGTTCCTGGCGGTGATCGACAGTGGCTCGATCAGCGCCGCCGCCGAGCAGCTGGGCCAGACCCCCTCCGGCGTGAGCCGGGCGTTGGGGCGGCTGGAAGAGAAGCTCGGCACCACCCTGCTGACCCGCACCACGCGGCGCCTGCACCTGACCGCCGAGGGCGAGGCCTACCTGCGCCACGCGCGGGCGATCATCGATGCCGTGGAATCGGCCGAAGAACAGATGGCCGCCCGCCGTGAGCGCCCGGCCGGGCGGCTGCGGGTGGATGCGGCCATGCCGTTCGTGCTGCACGTGATCGCGCCACTGGTGGCCAGCTATCGCGCCCGCTACCCCGATGTGCAGCTGGAACTGAACAGTTCCGAGCGCTACATCGATCTGCTGGAGCGGCGCACCGATCTGGCCATCCGCATCGGCCCGCTGGCCGACTCAACCCTGCACGCGCGCTCGCTGGGACGCTGCCGCCTGCAGCTGGTGGCCAGCCCGGCCTATCTGGCCGCACACGGCGAACCGGCGAGCGTGGCCGCACTGGGGCAGCACACGCTGTTGGGTTTCAATGAGCCGGAATCCTTGAACCGCTGGCCGCTGCCGGGCGACGCCGAGGGCCAGTTGCTGGTACGTCCGGATATCGCCGTGTCCAGCGGTGAAACGCTGCGCCGGCTGGCGGTGGAAGGCGTGGGCATCACCTGCCTGTCCGACTTCGTCACCGACCGTGACCGCGCTGCCGGCACGCTGGTGCCGGTGCTGGCAGGGCAGACACTGGATGTCTACCAGCCGATCCACGCGGTGTACTACCGCAACACCGCGGTGTCGGCGCGCATCAGCTCGTTCCTGGATCACCTGGGCGAGGGGATGACGCAGGGTGATTACCTGCGCTGA
- a CDS encoding MFS transporter produces the protein MTRGIPLALLALTVGAFAIGTTEFVIVGLIPTIAADLHVSLPSAGLLVSLYALGVAIGAPVLTALTGRVPRKQLLVALMLLFTLGNVIAWMAPGYTSLIVARILTGLAHGVFFSIGSIIATAVVPKEKAASAIAIMFTGLTVALVTGVPLGTFIGQHLGWRATFLAVAGLGVVALLGALLFVPRNLPQSAAASVRQQLGVLAQPRLLLVYAMTALGYGGTFLAFTYLAPILQDVTGFSANAVSLVLLVYGVSVAIGNLWGGRLADRLGPVPALKRIFALLALVLFVLTFTAYNTWLMLLTVLALGAVAFGNVPGLQVYVVKQAQRYAPQATDVASGLNIAAFNIGIALGASLGGLVVEHIGLMHTPWLGALVVVVAYALTVLSGRLDRRDGVDHRAEGITAAAH, from the coding sequence ATGACCCGTGGCATTCCCCTCGCTCTGCTGGCGCTCACCGTAGGCGCCTTCGCCATCGGCACCACTGAGTTCGTCATCGTCGGCCTCATTCCGACCATCGCCGCCGACCTGCACGTCAGCCTGCCCTCGGCCGGCCTGCTGGTCTCGCTGTATGCACTGGGCGTGGCCATCGGCGCGCCGGTGCTGACGGCGCTGACCGGCCGCGTGCCGCGCAAGCAGCTGCTGGTCGCGCTGATGCTGCTGTTCACCCTGGGCAACGTCATCGCCTGGATGGCGCCGGGCTACACCTCCCTCATCGTCGCCCGCATCCTTACCGGGCTCGCCCACGGCGTGTTCTTCTCCATCGGTTCGATCATCGCAACGGCCGTGGTACCGAAGGAAAAGGCCGCCAGCGCGATCGCCATCATGTTCACCGGCCTGACCGTCGCCCTGGTGACCGGCGTGCCGCTGGGCACCTTCATCGGCCAGCACCTGGGCTGGCGCGCAACCTTCCTGGCCGTGGCAGGCCTGGGCGTGGTCGCCCTGCTGGGCGCGCTGCTGTTCGTGCCGCGCAACCTGCCGCAGAGCGCGGCGGCCAGTGTCCGCCAGCAACTGGGCGTACTGGCCCAGCCGCGCCTGCTGCTGGTCTATGCAATGACCGCGCTGGGCTATGGCGGTACGTTCCTGGCCTTCACCTACCTGGCGCCGATCCTGCAGGATGTCACCGGCTTCTCGGCAAACGCAGTCAGCCTGGTGCTGCTGGTGTACGGCGTGTCGGTGGCCATCGGCAACCTGTGGGGTGGCCGCCTGGCCGACCGCCTGGGCCCGGTGCCGGCACTGAAGCGGATCTTCGCGCTGCTGGCCCTGGTCCTGTTCGTGCTTACGTTCACCGCCTACAACACCTGGCTGATGCTGCTGACCGTGCTGGCGCTGGGCGCCGTGGCGTTCGGCAATGTGCCCGGCCTGCAGGTCTACGTGGTCAAGCAGGCCCAGCGCTACGCACCGCAGGCGACCGATGTGGCCTCGGGCCTGAACATCGCCGCGTTCAACATCGGCATCGCCCTGGGTGCCTCGCTGGGTGGCCTGGTGGTGGAGCACATCGGCCTGATGCACACCCCGTGGCTGGGCGCGCTGGTGGTGGTGGTGGCGTACGCACTCACCGTGCTGAGCGGCCGCCTGGACCGCCGCGATGGTGTCGACCACCGTGCCGAAGGCATCACCGCGGCTGCACATTGA
- the dkgB gene encoding 2,5-didehydrogluconate reductase DkgB: MTVPTFGLGTFRLKDQTVIDSVRNALDVGYRAIDTAQIYGNEAEVGQAIAESGVPRDDIYLTTKVWITEFKRDALLASLRTSLEKLRTDHVDLALIHWPSPNDKVDVPMEEYLPALAEAKAQGLTREIGISNFTIAQTRKAIEILGADAIATNQIEIHPYLQNRLLVKFLQDNGIRITAYMSLAYGEVLKDPVIQAIAGRHQATPAQVALAWALQQGFAVIPSSTKRENLAGNLEAAAIRLTDDDMAQIAKLDRGHRLANPEGIAPAWD, translated from the coding sequence ATGACTGTCCCCACCTTTGGTCTCGGCACCTTCCGCCTGAAGGACCAGACCGTGATCGATTCCGTGCGCAACGCGCTGGACGTCGGCTACCGCGCCATCGACACCGCGCAGATCTACGGCAATGAAGCCGAGGTCGGCCAGGCCATCGCCGAATCCGGCGTGCCGCGCGACGATATCTACCTGACCACCAAAGTGTGGATCACCGAGTTCAAGCGCGATGCGCTGCTGGCCAGCCTGCGTACCAGCCTGGAAAAGCTGCGCACCGACCATGTGGACCTGGCGCTGATCCACTGGCCTTCGCCCAACGACAAGGTGGACGTGCCGATGGAGGAGTACCTGCCGGCGTTGGCCGAAGCCAAGGCGCAGGGCCTGACCCGCGAGATCGGCATTTCCAACTTCACCATCGCCCAGACCCGCAAGGCGATCGAGATCCTGGGGGCCGATGCCATCGCCACCAACCAGATCGAGATCCACCCGTACCTGCAGAACCGCCTGCTGGTGAAGTTCCTGCAGGACAACGGCATCCGCATCACGGCGTACATGAGCCTGGCCTATGGTGAAGTGCTGAAGGACCCGGTGATCCAGGCCATTGCCGGCCGCCACCAGGCCACCCCGGCGCAGGTGGCGCTGGCCTGGGCACTGCAGCAGGGCTTTGCGGTCATTCCCTCGTCCACCAAGCGCGAGAACCTGGCCGGCAACCTGGAAGCTGCGGCCATCCGCCTGACCGACGATGACATGGCACAGATCGCCAAGCTGGACCGCGGCCATCGCCTGGCCAATCCGGAAGGCATCGCCCCGGCCTGGGATTGA
- a CDS encoding alpha/beta hydrolase, with protein MTERIPLLLLPGLLNDAELWRAQLADLADIADCTVGDQTRGETLQAVADDVLSQAPERFALAGFSLGGFVAQQILRSAPERVLQLALIDTSIHADSPERAEQRRSQRASVRLPGRFHGFGDALMRSYIDASRLDDYVLVQRVRDMTARLGAEVFLRQSGLERCDGHDVLAAYRDPLLIVCGANDRITPLAVSEEMHALVPHSQLVVVPDCGHLAPMEKPDEVSAAMRGWLLQSGG; from the coding sequence ATGACCGAACGCATCCCCCTGCTGCTGCTCCCCGGCCTGCTCAACGATGCCGAACTGTGGCGCGCGCAGCTGGCCGACCTGGCCGATATTGCCGACTGCACCGTGGGCGACCAGACCCGGGGCGAAACCCTGCAGGCGGTGGCCGACGACGTGCTGTCGCAGGCGCCCGAGCGCTTCGCCCTGGCCGGTTTCTCACTGGGTGGTTTTGTTGCCCAGCAGATCCTGCGCAGCGCGCCCGAACGCGTGCTGCAGCTGGCGCTGATTGATACCTCGATCCATGCCGATTCGCCCGAGCGTGCCGAGCAGCGCCGCAGCCAGCGGGCCAGTGTGCGCCTGCCGGGCAGGTTCCATGGGTTTGGCGATGCGCTGATGCGCAGCTACATCGATGCGTCGCGGCTGGACGACTACGTGCTGGTGCAGCGCGTGCGCGACATGACCGCACGCCTGGGCGCCGAGGTATTCCTGCGCCAGAGTGGGCTGGAACGCTGCGATGGCCATGACGTGCTGGCCGCCTACCGCGATCCGCTGCTGATCGTGTGCGGCGCCAACGATCGCATCACGCCGCTGGCGGTGAGCGAGGAAATGCACGCGCTGGTGCCGCATTCGCAGCTGGTGGTGGTGCCCGACTGCGGGCACCTGGCACCGATGGAAAAGCCGGACGAGGTGAGTGCGGCGATGCGCGGCTGGTTGCTGCAGAGCGGGGGATGA
- a CDS encoding YbjQ family protein: protein MADPYNSGIPSPPALRFEDSLVTTAFELPGYRVARNLGVVRGITVRSRSIVGNFLGGIQTIFGGNITIYTELCEQAREETYRDMVKHARQLGANAIIGMRYDATDVMTGLTEVLCYGTAVVVEPLR from the coding sequence ATGGCAGACCCCTACAACAGCGGCATCCCCTCCCCTCCGGCCCTGCGCTTCGAGGATTCCCTGGTCACCACCGCCTTCGAGCTGCCCGGCTACCGGGTGGCGCGCAACCTGGGCGTCGTGCGTGGCATCACCGTGCGCTCGCGCTCGATCGTCGGCAACTTCCTCGGCGGCATCCAGACCATCTTCGGCGGCAACATCACCATCTATACCGAACTGTGCGAGCAGGCCCGTGAGGAAACCTACCGCGACATGGTCAAGCATGCGCGGCAGCTGGGGGCGAATGCCATCATCGGCATGCGTTACGACGCCACCGATGTGATGACCGGACTGACCGAGGTGCTGTGCTATGGCACTGCGGTGGTGGTGGAACCGTTGCGGTGA
- a CDS encoding bifunctional acetate--CoA ligase family protein/GNAT family N-acetyltransferase: MSTYHLQSVFRPQSVAVIGGSPRERSAGRAVMRNLRGTGFPGKVAWINPRHAEIDGIRTVKRLKDLDWVPDLVVITAPAAIVPQVVRTAAERGVQAAIILTAHLGEGPGSLSEQVEHVARRHGLRILGPHCLGVIAPHARLNASIAAHFPQAGDLALISESSAIAAALVEWGVARSVGFSAVVSLGDTMDVDFGDLLDYFATDYRTRAILLYVEHIKDARKFMSAARAAARAKPVVVVKSGRAERVQPGSADTHVQALARADDVYGAAFNRAGLLRVSALDELFTAAETLGRLGSFPGRRLAVLSNGGGVGRLAVDQLVALRGTLAQLSESTVETLDKVLPQGWSRSNPVDIVVDADGDRYAAAIEALLADNENDAVMVVNVPTAFTSSADAAQALTRTLGLRPRHQRDKPVFAVWLGNDDQATATLNAARVPTYPTEAEAVRGFQHLVRYRDAQNALMETPPSLPQDFSVDTARARALVDAALANGQQWLDPLATHDLLKAYGIPSAPVMHARDAHEAMDLAQPLLERGATVALKILSPDIPHKSAVDGVRLNLATLPAVQSAANGILERARQLRPQARIDGLLVQPTIVRPKAREIIVGIADDATFGPVIVVGRGGTAVEVINDKALALPPLDLRLAHELIGQTRASRILKAYGDVPAADERALALALVKLAQLAADIPEVRTLDINPLLVDSKGILALDARIAIAPSRILHKGRGHPRFSVFPYPKEWERTIDLSDGGRAFVRPVRPEDDALFRAFFARVSDEDLRLRFFQSVKHFSHEFIARLTQLDYARSIALVAIDPRSGDMLGAVRLHADADYHRGEYGILIRSDLKGHGIGWRLMAIMIEYAKWLGLDVVEGQVLRENSTMLAMCQSLGFKTRLDPDDPTVMMVTLPVQQVDVPAPAV, encoded by the coding sequence ATGAGTACCTACCACCTGCAGTCCGTGTTCCGCCCGCAGTCGGTCGCCGTGATCGGCGGCAGCCCCCGCGAACGCTCGGCCGGCCGCGCGGTGATGCGCAACCTGCGCGGTACCGGGTTCCCCGGCAAGGTGGCGTGGATCAATCCGCGGCATGCCGAGATCGATGGCATCCGCACCGTGAAGCGGCTGAAGGACCTGGACTGGGTGCCCGACCTGGTGGTCATCACCGCACCGGCAGCGATCGTGCCGCAGGTGGTGCGCACCGCCGCCGAGCGTGGCGTGCAGGCCGCCATCATCCTCACCGCGCACCTCGGCGAAGGCCCGGGCTCGCTGTCCGAACAGGTGGAACACGTGGCACGCAGGCACGGCCTGCGCATCCTTGGCCCCCACTGCCTGGGCGTGATCGCGCCGCATGCGCGGCTCAATGCCAGCATCGCCGCGCACTTTCCGCAGGCCGGTGACCTCGCCCTGATCTCCGAATCTTCGGCCATCGCCGCCGCACTGGTGGAATGGGGCGTGGCGCGTTCGGTCGGGTTCTCCGCCGTGGTGTCGCTGGGCGACACGATGGATGTCGACTTCGGCGATCTGCTCGATTACTTCGCCACCGATTACCGCACCCGCGCCATCCTGCTCTACGTCGAACACATCAAGGACGCGCGCAAGTTCATGTCGGCCGCCCGCGCCGCCGCCCGCGCAAAGCCCGTGGTGGTGGTGAAATCCGGTCGTGCCGAACGTGTGCAGCCGGGCAGCGCCGATACCCACGTGCAGGCGCTGGCGCGCGCCGACGATGTCTATGGTGCCGCCTTCAACCGCGCCGGGCTGCTGCGCGTGAGTGCCTTGGACGAACTGTTCACCGCCGCCGAAACGCTTGGCCGCCTCGGCTCGTTCCCGGGCCGCCGCCTGGCCGTGCTCAGCAACGGTGGTGGCGTCGGCCGCCTGGCGGTGGATCAGCTGGTGGCACTGCGCGGCACCCTGGCGCAGCTGTCCGAGAGCACGGTGGAAACGCTGGACAAGGTGTTGCCGCAGGGCTGGTCGCGCAGCAATCCGGTCGACATCGTGGTCGACGCCGATGGCGACCGCTACGCCGCCGCCATCGAAGCGCTGCTGGCCGACAACGAGAACGATGCGGTGATGGTGGTCAACGTGCCCACCGCGTTTACCTCATCGGCCGATGCCGCGCAGGCCCTGACCCGCACGCTCGGGCTGCGTCCGCGCCACCAGCGCGACAAGCCGGTGTTCGCCGTGTGGCTGGGCAACGATGACCAGGCCACTGCCACGCTCAACGCCGCGCGCGTGCCGACCTATCCGACCGAAGCCGAGGCCGTGCGCGGCTTCCAGCATCTGGTGCGCTACCGTGACGCGCAGAACGCGCTGATGGAAACGCCGCCCAGCCTGCCGCAGGATTTCAGCGTGGACACCGCGCGTGCGCGTGCGCTGGTCGATGCCGCACTGGCCAACGGCCAGCAGTGGCTGGATCCGCTGGCCACCCACGATCTGCTCAAGGCCTACGGCATTCCGTCGGCGCCGGTCATGCATGCGCGTGATGCGCACGAAGCGATGGACCTGGCGCAGCCACTGCTGGAGCGCGGCGCAACCGTGGCGCTGAAGATCCTCTCGCCGGATATCCCGCACAAATCCGCCGTGGATGGCGTGCGTCTGAACCTGGCGACATTGCCGGCGGTGCAGAGCGCAGCCAACGGGATCCTCGAGCGCGCGCGCCAGCTGCGCCCGCAGGCACGCATTGACGGCCTGCTGGTGCAGCCGACCATCGTCCGCCCGAAAGCGCGCGAGATCATCGTCGGCATCGCCGATGACGCGACGTTCGGCCCGGTCATCGTGGTCGGGCGCGGCGGTACTGCCGTGGAAGTGATCAATGACAAGGCGCTGGCGCTGCCGCCGCTGGACCTGCGCCTGGCCCATGAACTGATCGGCCAGACCCGCGCGTCGCGCATCCTCAAGGCCTATGGTGATGTGCCGGCCGCCGACGAGCGCGCGCTGGCCCTGGCCCTGGTGAAGCTGGCGCAGCTGGCGGCCGACATTCCCGAAGTGCGCACGCTGGACATCAATCCGCTGCTGGTGGACAGCAAGGGCATCCTCGCGCTCGACGCACGCATCGCCATCGCGCCCTCGCGCATCCTGCACAAGGGCCGTGGCCACCCGCGCTTTTCGGTCTTCCCCTATCCCAAGGAGTGGGAACGCACCATCGATCTGTCCGACGGTGGCCGCGCCTTCGTGCGCCCGGTACGGCCGGAAGACGATGCGCTGTTCCGCGCGTTCTTCGCCCGTGTCAGCGATGAAGACCTGCGCCTGCGCTTCTTCCAGTCGGTGAAGCATTTCAGCCATGAATTCATCGCCCGCCTCACCCAGCTCGACTACGCGCGTTCGATCGCGCTGGTGGCCATCGATCCGCGCAGCGGTGACATGCTCGGCGCGGTTCGGCTGCATGCCGACGCCGATTACCACCGTGGCGAGTACGGCATCCTGATCCGCTCGGACCTGAAGGGCCATGGCATCGGCTGGCGCCTGATGGCGATCATGATCGAGTACGCCAAATGGCTGGGGCTGGATGTGGTGGAAGGCCAGGTGCTGCGCGAGAACAGCACCATGCTGGCGATGTGCCAGAGCCTGGGCTTCAAGACCCGGCTCGACCCGGACGACCCGACGGTGATGATGGTGACACTGCCGGTGCAGCAGGTCGACGTGCCTGCTCCCGCTGTGTAG
- the mgtE gene encoding magnesium transporter, translating into MNQKQLLRPVADAAALAAPLANYNTADAVEFLNTLDLQRAAETLAALSLPRAVKMLEAPELHRSGELVAALPPARAAALLGLMADDRATDIVHELDEEERARLIPLLGSDARRAIQTLLSYPPNTAGALMTTEFVAVPATWTVAQTLQHIRQVERTRETVYAIYVLDPASQQLQQVVTMRRLITGLPEESILDVAQVNPPVTVDALLDQEEVARLIRRHDLLAIPVVDAQQHLLGIVTVDDVLDALIEESTEDAHKFGGMEALDKPYMQIGFFEMLRKRAGWLSVLFLGEMLTASAMQHYEDELARAVVLTLFIPLIMSSGGNSGSQATSLLIRSLALRELRLSDWWRVALREVPTGMVLGAILGCLAIVRIVIWQLGGLHDYGEHWILLAITIGAALVGIVTFGSLSGSMLPFILKRLGFDPASASAPFVATLVDVTGLVIYFSIAALILHGTLL; encoded by the coding sequence ATGAACCAGAAGCAATTGTTGCGCCCAGTGGCGGATGCCGCTGCACTGGCCGCGCCCCTGGCCAACTACAACACCGCCGATGCGGTGGAGTTCCTCAATACCCTCGACCTGCAGCGCGCCGCCGAGACACTGGCCGCGCTTTCGCTGCCGCGCGCAGTGAAGATGCTCGAAGCACCGGAACTGCACCGCAGCGGCGAGCTGGTGGCCGCCCTGCCGCCGGCCCGTGCTGCCGCACTGCTGGGGCTGATGGCCGACGACCGCGCCACCGACATCGTCCACGAGCTGGACGAAGAGGAGCGCGCCCGGCTGATCCCGCTGCTGGGCAGCGATGCCCGTCGGGCGATCCAGACCCTGCTGAGCTACCCGCCCAACACCGCCGGCGCGCTGATGACCACCGAGTTCGTCGCCGTACCCGCGACCTGGACAGTGGCCCAGACCCTGCAGCACATCCGCCAGGTCGAGCGCACCCGCGAAACCGTGTACGCCATCTACGTGCTTGACCCGGCCAGCCAGCAGCTGCAGCAGGTGGTGACCATGCGCCGCCTGATCACCGGCCTGCCGGAGGAGTCGATCCTCGACGTGGCCCAGGTCAATCCGCCGGTGACGGTCGATGCCCTGCTGGACCAGGAAGAGGTGGCACGGCTGATCCGCCGCCACGACCTGCTGGCCATTCCCGTGGTGGATGCGCAGCAGCACCTGCTGGGCATCGTCACCGTCGATGACGTGCTCGATGCCCTCATCGAGGAATCGACCGAAGACGCGCACAAGTTCGGCGGCATGGAAGCGCTGGACAAGCCGTACATGCAGATCGGCTTCTTCGAGATGCTGCGCAAGCGTGCCGGCTGGCTGAGCGTGCTGTTCCTGGGCGAGATGCTCACCGCCAGCGCAATGCAGCACTACGAGGATGAGCTGGCGCGCGCGGTGGTGCTGACGCTGTTCATCCCGCTCATCATGAGCTCGGGCGGTAACTCCGGTTCTCAGGCGACGTCGCTGCTGATCCGCAGCCTGGCGCTGCGCGAACTGCGCTTGAGCGACTGGTGGCGCGTGGCCCTGCGCGAAGTCCCCACCGGCATGGTGCTGGGTGCCATCCTCGGCTGCCTGGCCATCGTGCGCATCGTCATCTGGCAGCTGGGCGGCCTGCATGACTACGGCGAGCACTGGATCCTGCTGGCCATCACCATCGGCGCGGCGCTGGTGGGCATCGTCACCTTCGGCTCGCTGTCCGGTTCGATGCTGCCCTTCATCCTCAAGCGCCTGGGCTTCGACCCGGCCAGCGCCTCGGCACCGTTCGTCGCCACCCTGGTGGACGTGACCGGGCTGGTGATCTACTTCAGCATCGCCGCGCTCATCCTGCACGGCACGTTGTTGTAG
- a CDS encoding monovalent cation:proton antiporter-2 (CPA2) family protein, with product MHSGGLELALVLLLAAVIAVPVFKKFGFGAVLGYLAAGVVLGPDGLGFVQDADRILGAAEIGVVMLLFVIGLELSPSRLKVMRRSVFGAGAAQVALSGLVLGGLLLFDHFQWKSALVVGIALALSSTAVGLQLLSEHKALNSDHGRLGFAILLFQDLIAIPLLAAIPLLGGARNQTLRWEDAAVALGALAVVILCGRPVLRRVFGVIARTRSPEVFTATALLVVLGTAWFMQEAGLSPSLGAFLAGVLLSDSEFRHELEAQIEPFKGLLLGLFFIAVGMGIDLDRIAAEPWLIAAGVAILLLVKFSVLYAIGRVARLSPRQSLLLGSVLWLGGEFAFVVFNEAQRAHLLGDANHDRLVAIVGLSMAITPLLMIALLKLLGREQPAPRDAAAADKVAPDNQPKVLIAGMGRFGQVIARLLTAQKVPFVALEANPDTVADLRRFGNQLYYGDPTRPEMLRAAGGEHIDVFVITVDDPETNLRAVRMVRRLYPDAKVLARARNRQHAWRLMDMSAEPFREVFGTSLEMGGRVLTSLGVASDVAQRHVQRFREHDEQLLRDQYLVYDDEAAVIQTSRDARNDLMHLFEADADSDEK from the coding sequence ATGCATAGCGGTGGTCTGGAACTTGCGCTGGTGCTGCTGCTGGCTGCCGTCATTGCGGTGCCGGTGTTCAAGAAGTTCGGCTTCGGCGCGGTCCTCGGTTACCTCGCAGCCGGCGTGGTGCTGGGCCCGGACGGGCTGGGCTTCGTGCAGGATGCCGACCGCATCCTCGGCGCAGCCGAGATCGGCGTGGTGATGCTGCTGTTCGTGATCGGGCTGGAGCTGTCGCCCTCGCGACTGAAGGTGATGCGACGCTCGGTGTTCGGTGCCGGCGCGGCGCAGGTGGCGCTGTCCGGCCTGGTGCTGGGTGGCCTGTTGCTGTTCGACCATTTCCAGTGGAAGAGCGCGCTGGTGGTGGGCATCGCGCTGGCCCTGTCGTCGACGGCGGTGGGGCTGCAGTTGTTGTCCGAACACAAGGCGCTGAACAGCGACCACGGGCGGCTGGGCTTTGCCATCCTGCTGTTCCAGGATCTGATCGCGATCCCGCTGCTGGCCGCCATTCCGCTGCTGGGCGGTGCGCGCAACCAGACGCTGCGCTGGGAAGATGCCGCCGTGGCGCTGGGTGCGCTGGCCGTGGTGATCCTGTGCGGGCGCCCGGTGCTGCGGCGGGTGTTCGGTGTCATCGCGCGCACCCGCAGCCCCGAAGTGTTCACTGCAACCGCGTTGCTGGTGGTGCTGGGCACGGCGTGGTTCATGCAGGAAGCCGGCCTGAGCCCCAGCCTGGGCGCGTTCCTGGCCGGTGTCCTGTTGTCCGATTCCGAATTCCGCCATGAGCTGGAAGCGCAGATCGAGCCGTTCAAGGGCCTGCTGCTCGGCCTGTTCTTCATCGCCGTGGGCATGGGCATCGACCTGGACCGCATCGCGGCCGAGCCGTGGCTGATCGCCGCCGGCGTGGCGATCCTGCTGCTTGTGAAGTTCAGCGTGCTGTATGCCATCGGCCGCGTGGCCCGGCTCAGTCCGCGGCAGTCACTGCTGCTGGGCAGTGTGCTCTGGCTGGGCGGTGAGTTCGCCTTCGTGGTGTTCAATGAGGCCCAGCGCGCACACCTGCTGGGTGATGCCAACCATGACCGGCTGGTGGCCATCGTCGGCCTGTCGATGGCGATCACCCCGCTGCTGATGATCGCCCTGCTGAAGCTGCTGGGCCGGGAACAACCGGCACCGCGCGATGCCGCTGCGGCTGACAAGGTGGCGCCGGACAACCAGCCCAAGGTCCTGATCGCCGGGATGGGCCGCTTCGGCCAGGTGATCGCGCGCCTGCTGACCGCGCAGAAGGTCCCGTTCGTGGCATTGGAGGCGAATCCGGACACCGTGGCCGACCTTCGGCGCTTCGGCAACCAGCTGTACTACGGTGATCCAACCCGGCCGGAAATGCTGCGTGCCGCAGGCGGCGAGCACATCGATGTGTTCGTGATCACCGTGGACGACCCGGAGACCAACCTGCGCGCGGTGCGCATGGTGCGCCGCCTCTACCCGGATGCGAAGGTGCTGGCGCGTGCGCGCAACCGCCAGCATGCGTGGCGCTTGATGGACATGTCGGCCGAACCCTTCCGCGAGGTGTTCGGCACCAGCCTGGAAATGGGCGGGCGCGTGCTCACGTCGCTGGGCGTGGCATCGGACGTGGCGCAGCGCCATGTGCAGCGCTTCCGCGAGCATGACGAACAGCTGCTGCGTGACCAGTACCTGGTGTACGACGATGAAGCGGCGGTGATCCAGACCTCGCGTGATGCGCGCAACGACCTGATGCATCTGTTCGAGGCCGACGCGGACAGCGACGAGAAGTAG